CGACCTCGTGGCTGTGGAGGACTTGGACGCGAAGGGGTTGGTCGAACTGCCGGGCAACTCGCGGAACCGGGCAGGAGCGGCTTGGGGGACGTTTCTGCGGATGCTCGAATACAAGTGCGAGCGCGAAGGGACGTACTTCGTCGCAGTTGACCCGAAAGAGACGACGAAGGAGTGCGCGTCCTGCGGCGTCAAGACGGACAAGCCGCTGTGGGTTCGCGAACACTCGTGTCCGTCGTGTGGGTTCGAGGCGGACAGGGACGCGAATGCGGCGTGGAATATTCTTTCTCGCGGTCTCGAAGACGTAGGAGTGGGATACTCCGAATCAACGCCTGTGGAGACTGCGCTCCCTGTGGACACCATTGTGTCTGGAAAGCGCGTCGTGGAAACAGGAAGCCCCACCCTCAAGGAGCGAACCGCGTCAGCGGTGAGCGAGTAGGGTGGGGTAGTTCACATAATTTAGTAGACGGAACGAGAGGCACCCATATGGACACACGACAATCGAGCAAACCCAGCTCCCAGCCCCACCGATGGTAAATGTCGCGCTCTCGCTGGCGCAAGTCGTCCTTGCGCTGGCTCTGGTGGTGTTGAACGGCTTTTTTGTCGCTGCAGAGTTCGCCTTCGTACGGATACGAGGGACATCGGTCGAACAACTTGCTGAGGAGGGACGCCCCGGCGCGGGGACGCTCCAAGAAGTGATGGTGAGCCTTGACGACTATCTCGCGACGACGCAACTCGGCATTACCATCGCCTCGCTCGGGTTGGGGTGGGTCGGCGAACCCGCCGTGGCGGCGCTCATCGAACCCGTATTGGAACCGATTCTCCCGGCGGGTCTCATCCATCTCGTCGCTTTCGCAATCGGCTTCAGTATCATCACGTTCCTCCACGTCGTCTTCGGTGAACTCGCGCCGAAGACGCTCGCAATCGCCCAGACCGAGCGACTCTCCCTGTTCCTCGCCCCGCCGATGAAGGTCTTCTATTACATCCTCTATCCAGGAATCGTCGTCTTCAACGGGGCTGCCAACGCATTCACGCGAGCACTCGGCGTGCCACCCGCCTCCGAAACGGACGAGACGCTCGGCGAGCGGGAGCTCCTTCGGGTGCTGACTCGATCCGGCGAGGAAGGAGACATCGACGTTGCAGAGGTGAAGATGATCGAGCGGGTCTTCGATCTCGACGACGTCGTGGTGCGGGAGGTCATGGTTCCACGACCGGACGTGGTGAGCGTTCCCGCCGATGCCTCGCTCTCCGACCTCCAGTCGATCGTCCTTGAGACTGGTCATACGCGCTATCCAGTTCTTGATGCCGACGACAGCGACCAAGTGATCGGATTCGTAGACGTCAAGGACGTGCTCCGAGCGGAGGTGAAGGACGGTGACGCCGAGATAGTCGGCGACATCGCCCGCGAGATTGTCATCGCTCCTGAGACGATGGCACTGAGCGATCTCCTGAGGCAGTTCAGGGAAGATCAACAGCAAATGGCCGCAGTTATCGACGAGTGGGGTGCATTTGAGGGGATTGCAACGGTTGAAGACGTCGTCGAGGCGCTCGTTGGAGACCTCCGGGATGAGTTTGATATGGACGAGCGTGAACCCTCGATTCGTCGGCGTGGCGATGAGGGGTACGACATCGACGGCAGTGTCCCGTTATCGAAAATCAACGACACGATCGAGGGAGATTTCACAAGTGAAGAGGTCGAAACCATCGGTGGACTGGTACTCGAGCAACTCAACCGTGCGCCAGAACGTGGCGATCGCGTTGAGGTCGACGGGTACACCATTGAGGTGACGAACGTTGAGGGGACCCGAATTTCGACGGTCTGGATCCACGAACGTGAAGCGGATGATTCAGCGTAATGCAAGGAGGAGCCTCCGACCTCAAGGAGCGAGCGTCGCGAGCGAGTAGGTCGGAGAGGAAACCGACTCGGTACTACACCAACCACGCTCGATGGCTGGCCGACTCCCCCACTGAATCGTGACTAATATAAAGACATAGACTCACATCTGAAGTACGGATGGAGATACGTCGCACCGTCCCCGTCAAACTCGACGTGGCCGACAGCGACGCCGACCTTCTCCACGAAACCATCTCCGAGTTCCTGTGGGCCGCCAACTACGTCGTCGACCACGCGTGGCAAGGCGAGTACAAGACCACAAGCAAAGCCGAACTCCAGCGCGAAACCTACGACGACGTACGGGCCAAAACGAGGCTCCAAGCGAACCTCGTTCAGAACGCTCGCAACAGGGCCGCCGACGCCGTACAGAGCGTCGTCGCTCGGTGGAAGCAAGGTGACGATGCAGGGAAGCCGCACTTCACTGCCCCGACGCTCGTCTACGACAAGCGATGTGCGACGTTCAACGACGACCACGCGACGCTCTCAACCGTCGACGGGCGTATCACGGTTAAGTACGTCCTCCCCGACGAGAGCCGCGAGACGCCCCACTCGGAGTACCTGTTCAACGATGACTACGAAGTGACGGGTGGGGAACTCCACTACCGCGACGGTGAGTTCTACCTTCACGTCCGAACAAAGGCGGACGTGGAGTCCGAGACTGCCGACAAAGGCAACGACGGGCACAGCACAGTCCTCGGCGTTGACCTCGGCATCGAGAACGTCGCCGTCACTTCGACAGGTTCGTTCTGGAACGGATCGGAGTTGAACCACTGGCACCGCGAGTTCGAGAAACGACGGGGGTCGCTTCAACAGCGTGGAACGCGGGCCGCTCACGAAACCATCCAGTCGGTCGGACGCACCGAGACGGGTCGCTACGACCACTTCTTACATACCGTCTCGAAGGAACTCGTCGCGGAAGCCGTCGAGAACGGCTGTGACGTGATCGCATTCGAGAACCTGACGGGGATTCGTGAGCGGATGCCGAACGCCAAGAAGTTCCACGCGTGGGCGTTCCGACGCTTGTTCGAGTACGTCGAATACAAAGCCGAAGTCGTCGGCATCTCGGTTGAACAGGTGAGTCCCGCATACACGAGCCAGCGGTGTTCCAAGTGTGGGACGACGCTCCGCGAAAACCGCCAGACACAAGAGCGATTCTGTTGCCAGAAGTGCGGCTATGAAGTGAACGCCGACTACAACGCGGCGAAGAATATCGGTGTAAAGTATCTCCGCTCGGCGCAAAAGTCGTCGGGCGGAGGCGCACCCGTAAACGTGCGCTTGAATCGCGGGACGCTGAACGTGAACGGCGAGTATTCGCCTGCCTGTGAAGGCCAGAACGGGAGTCCACGCGAAAGCCCCATCACCAGAACCGAAGGTTCTGGTTAGCAGTCAGAGGCTCCGCTTCTGACGACACCCTCAACGAAGCGAACGGCGAAGCCGTGAGCGAGTAGGGTGGGGTAGTTTACTGGTAGACTGATCGGGATTATGGTAGCCGGTCGGAGGTCCAGCGACCCTCGACCGGCAGAGAATGAGATTCGCATGAAAGCGAATCGATGGACTACTACGATACCAGATACGCGCTGTATATGCAGCACGTTCGCATAATATCCATCGAAACTGGTGATTTCTCTAAGTATCAATCCCCAACCTGCCTAACGGCTATTCCGGCAAGAAAGGTGTCGAGAAAATAGGATTTCAACAGAGCCGCTGACCCCTACTCCGTCCGCCGGACGATGTGGACGTCGTACTTCGCGTCGGTCGAGAGCGGGCCGCCGACGCTCGTCACCGGCATCGAGACACGCCCGGCGTTCTCGCTCCCGACGAAGATGATCGACACGTCGAGCTCCGCGGCGACCGACCGGATCGTCTGGGTGACGTTGTCGATGGTCGTCGCCGTCGGATGCTCGCTCGGCGGCGGATGCTCACACCGGAAGGTCGCGTCGGCGTCTATCTCCCCGACGCGCAGTTCGAACTCCGTGCAGATCGCCTCGGGATCGTACGGCTCACCGGGCTCGATCCAGCCACGGTCCGTCGCGAACGACTCGTCCTCGGGGACGACCGTCAGCGCGACCACCGCCTCGTCCCGGTAGTCGGCGAACTCGCGGGCGCGCCGCAGGGCCGCCTCGGCGAGGGCCGACCCGTCGAATGGCACCAGTAGGGTCACGCCTCGGGTTTCATCGGGCTCGGTCTTATAGTATCGGCCTACAGCCCCGTCGCCCCCGCTCCCGCCCCGTTTCGAGGGGTCTCGGACGGTCGGTGACCCGTCGGAGCGCCGGCAACTGCTCCGTCCGGCCGTCGCCGCCGCGTACGGCCAACCGTCGCGTGGCCGTGTCGCTCACGCCGCCGAAATGGTTGATCGGCCAATAGTTTTATTCAGGTATCATTTGTACGCTCCGCCGTGGCTCATCGGTGAATAATAATGAGGAATACGGCACCGGGGCGTCGTTCCACGCCTCCCGACGTAGACGTATCGCGTTCGACCGACGTGGCTCGTGGCACATCCCCGACGGTACCGTCCCCGGGTGGCACGCGATGACGTTGACGCTCGGCGCCGAGGGTGACGCCGTCGCGGAACTGCAGGACCGCCTCGCGGATCGTGGCTACGACGTCGGCCCCGTCGACGGCTCCTTCGGCCGTCGCACGCGGGAGGCGGTCGCCGACCTCCAGCACGAACACTGCCTGTCGCCGACGGGGGCCGTCACGGCCGAGACGGCCGAGGAACTGGGCCTCGAAGTGGACGCCCCCGAGGTCGAGGAGACGCGCTCGCAGTTCGCGCGGTTCGTGACGCGGAACCCCAACTACTTCGGCAACCGACCGTCGCTCGACTTCGAGCCAGTCGTCGAGAAAATCGGGGACACTCGCTACGAGTCGGTCACGTGCGTCGGGTACGACCCGGGCACGAGCCAGCTCGAAGCCGTCGTGAGCGTCGAGCGCGACGCCGGCTACGGCGGCGACGTCTGCACCGACGGCTCCGTCGAGTACGTCCGCTTTTTCGTCGACCGGGACCGCGACGGAAACTGGGAGGACGTGGGTGTCGCGTCGACCCGCGTGTACGACATGCCGGGGCCGAAGCCCGTCGACTACGCCGTCTCGGTCGAGCTAGAGCAGGAGCTCGACCCGTGCGATTCGGCGGTCCTGCCGAAGGTGCGGGCGATCCTGAGCTGGTCGGTCGAACCGCCCGCGGGCGACGAGACGTTCCGTCCGGTGTGGGGGAACCGTCACGAGGCGAACATCCAGCTCGAACCCCGGGCACCGACGGTCGGCGACCTCGTCGACGAGGACCTGCTCGGCTCCGACCTGTTGGACGGCGTGGACCTTGACGCCTCGATGCCGTTCGACCCGCCGTCACCGACCCCGACGCAGCTGCTCACGGCGTACGAGGGGACGAGCGTCCCGGCTCATCGGGCCGGATTCGGGGAGTTCAAGCGCTTGCTGAGCGGTCCGATCCCCTCGGGCCCGAGCGGACCGTCCGGTCCCGAGGGACCGACGCCGCCCGCCCCCTTCCCGGGACCGATCCCGGTGCCGTACCCCGACGGTCCGCAGGTCGACCTCCCCGAGGGACTCGCGCCCGATCTGGACGACCTGGTCGACGATCTGTTCGACACGGCGGGCAACACGAGCTACGAGGAACTGGACTGTGTGGGCTTCCGACGGGGGCTCCTCACCGGCCTGCTGACGATCAAGCGCCCCTCCGGCTACTCCGGCGGCCTCTGTACCGCCGGCAGTCCGGAGTACGTCGCCTTCTGGGAGAAGCCGGCGAGCGGCGGGACGTGGACCCACGTCGGCACGGGGTCGGTCACCGTCCACGACATCCCGGGACTCCCGAGCGACGGCCTCCAGTACGCCGTCCACCTGCCCGCTGACTTGAGTCATCACCGACAGCCGTGCGACGAGGGCCCCAGCCTCGTCACGATCCGCGCCGTCGTGTCGTGGAACCGGAAGCCACCGTCGAACGACCCCAACTTCGTCCCGACGTGGGGGAACCGCCACGAGACGCTCGTCCAGGTGCCGCCGGGACCGGACCCCGGCGAGGGCCTGCTCGAAGTCGGCACGCTGGGGAACGTGGTGCCGACGGACATCGAGCAGTCGACGGGGAACCCCACGACCGGCACCGCGACCGGCCCGCTCGTGTCCAGCGGCGGGTCGGTCAACGCGACCGAGGCGTCGTTCGGCGGGCGCGTGACCATCACCGGCCGCCCCGACGGCATCTCCCCGTCCGCGAGCGGCCCGAACAGCCTGAAGTACCGCATCTCGGTCAAGCCCCACGACGCCCCGGACAGCGCCTACCGGCCGCTCACCAACGAGTTCCGGGTCGCCACCTACGCGAACCCCGGAACCTTCCAGCCCATGACCGTCGACGGCGACGGCTTCTACACGTACGTCCCGGGCGTCAAACAGCACCTCCTCGCCGTCTGGCACACGAGCGATGACGGCGTGTACGACCTGCAGATCGAGGCGAAACGCGGCGACGGGTCGCCCGTCGACGCCGCCGCCATCACCTACCCCGACGGGACGACCGAGTCCGAGGCCGTGATCCGCCTCGACAACACCGCTCCGGACGCCGAACTCGACATCACCGAAGTGGTGCCCGGCGGGAGTGGCACCCCCGAATCGGCCGACGAGTGTGGCTTCTTCACCGTCGGCGATACGGTCCGCGGGACGTTCACCGCCGACGACGAACACTTCCGCGCCGGGCCGACCGGCTGGGCACCCTACCGCTTCCAGGTCCACCCCGGCGGCCCGGCGGGCGGCGCCACGCCGACCGAGCGAACCCCCGGCGGATCGACGACCGTCCGGGCCCGTGGCGGCGGCGACGGCCACTGGACGCTCGACACGAGCGGCATGCAGTCCTGTGGCTACATCGTCGACCTCGACGTCGCCGACAACGTGATCGTCAACAACAACTACCGCGGCCACCGCGCCGGCGACTCCGAGGGCTTCTGCCTCCTCGAACCCGGCCAGGAGGTCGTCAGCGACGAGGAGGGTGAGGGCGACGGCGACGGCGCCTGAGCCCCGCGGCCCGCCGCCGAAATCAAATCTGAGAAGCGCCGTCCAACGTTTATATACCATCGCGCGGCACCTCGCGCCATGCCCGACCGGACCCGAGTCGTCGCCCGCCGTCGTGGGGGTGGCTCGTGACGACGGACGACCCCCGGGCGGACGGCGGCATGCCCGTCGAGACAGTTCCGTCGGCGGAGTCGCCCTCGGCGGGCTACGCGTCGTCGTTCGACCGCGTCCTCTACGCCCTGTTCGCCCGCCACGCCGACGACAGCCGGCACGTCCGTGACCGCAAGCGCTACCGGGGGACCGACCTCCGTCTCAGCTTCGACGTGTATCTCGCCCGCGTCTACGGGCTCTCGTGGGCCGTCGCGTTCGCCGTGGCGCTCCCGGCCGTCGCCGTCGCGGTGACGGTGGGTGACCGCCTCCCGCTCCCGGCCGTCGGCGACGCCCTCCCGCTTGCCGGTATCGGTCTCCCCGCCCCGTCGGTGACCGTCGTCGTCGCGGCCGTGGGCGTCGCCGTCGGCGGCCTCGCGAAGGCCGCGACCGTCCGCCTCGGCGGCGGCTACCTGCGCTGGCTGGCGACCGCCCGCCGAAATGACATCGAGCGCACCCTCCCCGGCGCCGTCCGCTACCTGCACGTCCTCTCTTCGGGGAGCGACGGCCACCGGACGATGCTCCGGAAAGTGGCCGCCACCGACCCCTACGGCGAGACGGCGGTGTCGATCCGGAAGGTGCTGAACACCGCCGTCCTCACCGGGAGCCTCCACGAAGGCCTCCGACGCATCGCCCGCGATACGCCCTCGCGGGAACTGCTCGCGCCCTTCCTCCTGAAGTTCAGCGAACACGCCCAGCAGGGGGAGGCCGAACTCGCGAACTACCTCCGGATGGAGAGTCGGATGCTCGCCCACCGACAGGACCGCGCCCGCCAGCGCGCCGCCGGCCTCCTCGAACTCCTCTCGGAGGTGTTCATGGTTCTGCTCGTCCTGCCGACGCTGCTCGTCATCGTACTCACCGTCCTCGCCATCATCTCGCCGGCCCTCTCCGAACCGGTCGCGACGCCGCTCGGTACGACCACCGCCCGCGCCATCGTCGTCTACGCGAGCGCCCTGTTCGTCCTCGGTCTTGGCCTCGGCGCGAGCATCGTCGTCGGGGGGCTTCGCCCGCCCGGGCAGACCGTCGAGTACGACCGCCCGTCCGGCGCGCTCGCAACGCTCGCCACGGCCGCCACCAACCCCGCGAGTGCGGCGGTCGTCGCCCTCCTCCCCGCCGTCGCCGTCGCCGCCGCCCTCGACGCCGTGGGCTCCCCGCCCGCCGACGTGGCGCTCCTCGGCTACGCCGCCTACGCCCTCCCGGTCGGCATCGTCGGCATCCGTCGCGCCCGCCTCGACGACGCCAAGGACCGCGAGATAAAGGACTTCGTCCACGCCGTCTCCGGCCACGTCAACCTCGGCCGTCCCTTTCCCCGCGCGGTCGAACTCGTCGCCCGCGACGTAGACTTCGGGCCACTCGACCCCGACGTGGCCGACCTCGCGCTCAACCTCGGGTTCACCTCCCCGGAGACGGGCCTCGACGAGAACGTCCGTACCGCGGCGCTCGAACGCTTCGTCGAGACGGTCGGGACGCCGCTGGCCGAACAGACCGTCGGCCTGGTGACCGGGGCGCTCGACTCCGGGAGCGACGCGGGCACCGTCTTCGATACGCTCCAGACGGAGATCGGTCGACTCTACCACGAGAAGCGCCAACTCCGCGCCAACCTGCTCGCCTACGTCGCCGTCGGGTGGACGACCGCTCTGCTGGTCGTCGGCATCGCCGTCGCCGTCGGCCTCCACGTCTTCGACGGTTTCGAGCAACTCGCCTCAATCCGCGGATCTACCGGCTACATCATCGAGGGATCGGCCATCGACCTGGACCGCGAGCGCTATCGCCTCTACGTCGTCACGCAGGCGACGATGCTCGCCTCGGGGTGGTTCGCCGGCACCGCCAGCCGCGGCCGCTACGAGGCGCTGTTGCACTCCGGGGCGCTCGTGGTCGTCTGTCACGCCGTCTTCGTGGCGACGGGGATGATATGACTCCCCGAAACCGCGCGCAGTCGGCGCCCGTCGGCGTGGCCATCCTGCTGGCGGTGACCGTGGTGAGCATGTCGGCGCTGACCGTCGCCGTCGGCTCCGTCGTCGAGGAAGGGGCGAGCGAGGCGGAGGCCCGCGGCGCCGCGGCGTCGATGGACGCCGCCCTCGACGCCGAACGGTACGGCCCGCACGAGCACACCCTTTCCCTACACGAAGGCCGACTTCGCACCGTCGAGCGCTCGGTTCGGGTGCTCGTCGGGAACCGAATCGCGTTCGAGCGAGCGGCCGGCGGACTCGTCTTCGCCGCCGGCGACCGGCGGGTCCGGCACGTCGGCGGCGCAACCGTCCGCGGCACCGGCACCGGCGCCGTCTTCCACGCACCGCCGTCGCTGGCGGTCCGCAACGGGACGCTCTTTCTCGACGTGTCGACGCTCGACGCCCCCGCCGTCGCCGTCGCCGGCCCGGGGACGGTGACCCTGCGGACGAACGTGACCCACGACCGCCGACATCTGACCGGTGGCGGCTACGCCGTCGCCGTCGAGACGCGGACACCCGCCGTCTGGGAGCGGTGGTTCGCCGACGTGGGCGCGACGACGACCCGCCGCTCCCTGGACGACGACGACGTGCCGAGCGTCGTCGCGCGCTTCCCCGACGCTCGTGACGCGTACGTCTTCGTCCACGACCTGCACCTGGAGGTGGGGCGGTGAGCGACCGGGACCGCGCCCTCGCGCCCGTCGTCGGCAAGGGGCTGGAGGCGCTGATCGTTCTCCTCTACGTCGCGTCGCTCGTCGCCACCCTCCACGGCGGCGTCCTCCCCGAGTACCGCACGACTGCGGCCGCGGAGGTGAGCGACCGCACCCTCGCGACCGCCGCCGACCGCATCGAGGCGTCCGTCCCGCGGCGAGCGAGCGCCGTCGACGTGACTCGGACCGTCGCCCTTCCCGACACCATCGATCGCGCGACGTACCGGATCCGCACCGTCGACGGCGCCCTCGTCCTCGACCACCCCGACCCCGCCCTCTCCGGGCGCGTCCCGCTCGCACTGCCGGAGCGCGTCGTCGCCGTCGAGGGGGCGTGGAAGAGCGACGACCGAACCGTCGTCCGGGTGCGCGCCACCGGCGGCCGAGTGCGGGTGATCCTGTCGTGAGGGCCCAGACCAACCTCGTCGCGCTCGTCCTCGCGCTCGTCCTCGTGACCGGGGCGACCGTCGTCGGCGTCGGCGTCGCCGACGGTGCGCTCGCCGGCGCCGACCGCGACCCTCTCGACCGACACGCCGCGACTTCGGTCGCCGACCGTCTGGTCGCCCCCGACTCCCCGACGTCGGTGTGGGCGAACGCGCTCGACGCCGCTGCGGTCGAGGCGCTGAACGCGAGCCGTGTCGAGGCGCTCGCTCCGCCCGCCGAGGGGGCCGCCCTCCGGATCACCCTCGACGGCGAGGCGGTCGCCGAGCGCGGCAACCCGGTTGGTGGCGTCACCGTCCGGCGGTCGGTAACCGTCGTCTCCCGTTCGGAGTCGGTGCGGCGGGTGGTCAACCTCTCCCGTGGGTCGACGGTACGGGTTCCGCGGGGCATTGGGCGGGCGACCGTCGCCGTCGACTCCGGGGAGAACACCACCGTCCGCACCGTCCGCGCCGACGGGCGCGTCGTGTTGTACGACGGTGCGGGCCTGGATGCGAACGCCACCGTCCACCTCTCCAGATACGAGCCGACGACGGTCAGAACTGGGGCCGGCGCGAACGCCACCGGGCGCGTCGTCGTGACCTACCGCCGGCCCTCCGTCGAGACGCACACGTTGGCGGTGACCGTCGATGCCTAGGGGGCAACTCTCGCTGACCGTCGTCGAGGCCGTCGTCGGCGTCGTCCTCGTGATGGGTGTGGCTGCCGGCTTCACCGTCGTCTCGACGGGACCGTCCCCGTCGACGCCCCAACTCGACACGCTGGCCGACGACGCCGCGACCGCTCTCGCCTCGGAGCCGACCGCGGGCGGGCGCGACT
This window of the Haloplanus rubicundus genome carries:
- a CDS encoding hemolysin family protein — encoded protein: MVNVALSLAQVVLALALVVLNGFFVAAEFAFVRIRGTSVEQLAEEGRPGAGTLQEVMVSLDDYLATTQLGITIASLGLGWVGEPAVAALIEPVLEPILPAGLIHLVAFAIGFSIITFLHVVFGELAPKTLAIAQTERLSLFLAPPMKVFYYILYPGIVVFNGAANAFTRALGVPPASETDETLGERELLRVLTRSGEEGDIDVAEVKMIERVFDLDDVVVREVMVPRPDVVSVPADASLSDLQSIVLETGHTRYPVLDADDSDQVIGFVDVKDVLRAEVKDGDAEIVGDIAREIVIAPETMALSDLLRQFREDQQQMAAVIDEWGAFEGIATVEDVVEALVGDLRDEFDMDEREPSIRRRGDEGYDIDGSVPLSKINDTIEGDFTSEEVETIGGLVLEQLNRAPERGDRVEVDGYTIEVTNVEGTRISTVWIHEREADDSA
- a CDS encoding RNA-guided endonuclease InsQ/TnpB family protein — translated: MEIRRTVPVKLDVADSDADLLHETISEFLWAANYVVDHAWQGEYKTTSKAELQRETYDDVRAKTRLQANLVQNARNRAADAVQSVVARWKQGDDAGKPHFTAPTLVYDKRCATFNDDHATLSTVDGRITVKYVLPDESRETPHSEYLFNDDYEVTGGELHYRDGEFYLHVRTKADVESETADKGNDGHSTVLGVDLGIENVAVTSTGSFWNGSELNHWHREFEKRRGSLQQRGTRAAHETIQSVGRTETGRYDHFLHTVSKELVAEAVENGCDVIAFENLTGIRERMPNAKKFHAWAFRRLFEYVEYKAEVVGISVEQVSPAYTSQRCSKCGTTLRENRQTQERFCCQKCGYEVNADYNAAKNIGVKYLRSAQKSSGGGAPVNVRLNRGTLNVNGEYSPACEGQNGSPRESPITRTEGSG
- a CDS encoding universal stress protein, with protein sequence MTLLVPFDGSALAEAALRRAREFADYRDEAVVALTVVPEDESFATDRGWIEPGEPYDPEAICTEFELRVGEIDADATFRCEHPPPSEHPTATTIDNVTQTIRSVAAELDVSIIFVGSENAGRVSMPVTSVGGPLSTDAKYDVHIVRRTE
- a CDS encoding peptidoglycan-binding domain-containing protein, with amino-acid sequence MNNNEEYGTGASFHASRRRRIAFDRRGSWHIPDGTVPGWHAMTLTLGAEGDAVAELQDRLADRGYDVGPVDGSFGRRTREAVADLQHEHCLSPTGAVTAETAEELGLEVDAPEVEETRSQFARFVTRNPNYFGNRPSLDFEPVVEKIGDTRYESVTCVGYDPGTSQLEAVVSVERDAGYGGDVCTDGSVEYVRFFVDRDRDGNWEDVGVASTRVYDMPGPKPVDYAVSVELEQELDPCDSAVLPKVRAILSWSVEPPAGDETFRPVWGNRHEANIQLEPRAPTVGDLVDEDLLGSDLLDGVDLDASMPFDPPSPTPTQLLTAYEGTSVPAHRAGFGEFKRLLSGPIPSGPSGPSGPEGPTPPAPFPGPIPVPYPDGPQVDLPEGLAPDLDDLVDDLFDTAGNTSYEELDCVGFRRGLLTGLLTIKRPSGYSGGLCTAGSPEYVAFWEKPASGGTWTHVGTGSVTVHDIPGLPSDGLQYAVHLPADLSHHRQPCDEGPSLVTIRAVVSWNRKPPSNDPNFVPTWGNRHETLVQVPPGPDPGEGLLEVGTLGNVVPTDIEQSTGNPTTGTATGPLVSSGGSVNATEASFGGRVTITGRPDGISPSASGPNSLKYRISVKPHDAPDSAYRPLTNEFRVATYANPGTFQPMTVDGDGFYTYVPGVKQHLLAVWHTSDDGVYDLQIEAKRGDGSPVDAAAITYPDGTTESEAVIRLDNTAPDAELDITEVVPGGSGTPESADECGFFTVGDTVRGTFTADDEHFRAGPTGWAPYRFQVHPGGPAGGATPTERTPGGSTTVRARGGGDGHWTLDTSGMQSCGYIVDLDVADNVIVNNNYRGHRAGDSEGFCLLEPGQEVVSDEEGEGDGDGA
- a CDS encoding type II secretion system F family protein; this translates as MPVETVPSAESPSAGYASSFDRVLYALFARHADDSRHVRDRKRYRGTDLRLSFDVYLARVYGLSWAVAFAVALPAVAVAVTVGDRLPLPAVGDALPLAGIGLPAPSVTVVVAAVGVAVGGLAKAATVRLGGGYLRWLATARRNDIERTLPGAVRYLHVLSSGSDGHRTMLRKVAATDPYGETAVSIRKVLNTAVLTGSLHEGLRRIARDTPSRELLAPFLLKFSEHAQQGEAELANYLRMESRMLAHRQDRARQRAAGLLELLSEVFMVLLVLPTLLVIVLTVLAIISPALSEPVATPLGTTTARAIVVYASALFVLGLGLGASIVVGGLRPPGQTVEYDRPSGALATLATAATNPASAAVVALLPAVAVAAALDAVGSPPADVALLGYAAYALPVGIVGIRRARLDDAKDREIKDFVHAVSGHVNLGRPFPRAVELVARDVDFGPLDPDVADLALNLGFTSPETGLDENVRTAALERFVETVGTPLAEQTVGLVTGALDSGSDAGTVFDTLQTEIGRLYHEKRQLRANLLAYVAVGWTTALLVVGIAVAVGLHVFDGFEQLASIRGSTGYIIEGSAIDLDRERYRLYVVTQATMLASGWFAGTASRGRYEALLHSGALVVVCHAVFVATGMI
- a CDS encoding DUF7289 family protein; amino-acid sequence: MTPRNRAQSAPVGVAILLAVTVVSMSALTVAVGSVVEEGASEAEARGAAASMDAALDAERYGPHEHTLSLHEGRLRTVERSVRVLVGNRIAFERAAGGLVFAAGDRRVRHVGGATVRGTGTGAVFHAPPSLAVRNGTLFLDVSTLDAPAVAVAGPGTVTLRTNVTHDRRHLTGGGYAVAVETRTPAVWERWFADVGATTTRRSLDDDDVPSVVARFPDARDAYVFVHDLHLEVGR
- a CDS encoding DUF7266 family protein: MSDRDRALAPVVGKGLEALIVLLYVASLVATLHGGVLPEYRTTAAAEVSDRTLATAADRIEASVPRRASAVDVTRTVALPDTIDRATYRIRTVDGALVLDHPDPALSGRVPLALPERVVAVEGAWKSDDRTVVRVRATGGRVRVILS
- a CDS encoding DUF7263 family protein; amino-acid sequence: MRAQTNLVALVLALVLVTGATVVGVGVADGALAGADRDPLDRHAATSVADRLVAPDSPTSVWANALDAAAVEALNASRVEALAPPAEGAALRITLDGEAVAERGNPVGGVTVRRSVTVVSRSESVRRVVNLSRGSTVRVPRGIGRATVAVDSGENTTVRTVRADGRVVLYDGAGLDANATVHLSRYEPTTVRTGAGANATGRVVVTYRRPSVETHTLAVTVDA